The proteins below come from a single Microcoleus sp. FACHB-68 genomic window:
- a CDS encoding cation:proton antiporter, giving the protein MSGELTLIVEMVTVLGAAATGGYLASRLQQPALLGYLLGGIVVGPAGLKLISAEGDIQVLSEVGVALLLFALGVEFSLKELLRVRKIALGGGSLQIILTILLGGGLAYLTGWVDTVPTAIFLGAVLSLSSTAVVLKSLIERNEVQTAHGQVMLAILIVQDLGLGLMLAVLPALTQPTEAIGIAIAGALLKAVFFIAGAILAGRWIIPFLIRLLAQTGSQELFLLGILVLCLGIALFTSAIGLGIAMGAFVAGLMISNIEYADHALDRILPMRDVFATLFFASIGILIDPGFLLANIWILTGLVAITMIGKATIVAMIVNLFGYPLKTALTVGLGINQIGEFSFVLAGVAQSQGLFSERLYGLTVGTTAATLLITPFLLKATPSWLQWLEQFPRFASLLQSNNSLHLVEFEEELTNHVVVAGYGRVGQPLVRLLYFQGHQILVIDNNEASLQTLRERKIPYLFGDASSQMVLEKANLKKAKAMAIALPDPMATRLTLKRALSLAPDLDITVRAHINDEIDSLYQLGAQEVVQPEFEASLEMGAHLLLNLGDSTYDVQQVVNRYRSGRYRDILPERAEYWGAANLEAAIEGLQRNWYVVHADSPLQGLSLAQSKVRRLTGATIMAIERNKQLYRYPTGEVMLEAGDRLLVVANPKEHITFANLLKGES; this is encoded by the coding sequence ATGTCGGGTGAGTTGACACTGATTGTCGAAATGGTGACAGTCTTAGGCGCTGCGGCAACTGGAGGGTATTTGGCAAGCCGGTTGCAGCAGCCGGCATTGCTGGGATATCTACTCGGTGGTATCGTTGTCGGGCCGGCAGGATTGAAACTGATCTCTGCTGAAGGCGATATCCAGGTGCTATCTGAAGTTGGGGTAGCCCTGCTGCTATTTGCTTTGGGCGTTGAATTTTCGCTAAAAGAGCTGTTACGCGTTCGGAAAATAGCCCTAGGCGGTGGTTCCCTCCAAATCATTCTCACCATTCTTTTAGGCGGGGGACTGGCTTATCTAACGGGTTGGGTTGATACAGTTCCGACAGCAATTTTCCTCGGTGCAGTTCTTTCCCTATCCTCTACCGCCGTTGTCCTCAAAAGTTTGATTGAGCGCAATGAAGTTCAGACGGCTCATGGTCAAGTGATGCTGGCGATTCTGATTGTACAAGATTTGGGTTTAGGGCTGATGCTTGCAGTCCTTCCCGCCTTGACTCAACCAACCGAGGCGATTGGGATTGCGATTGCTGGTGCTTTGTTGAAAGCAGTCTTTTTTATTGCTGGAGCAATTCTTGCGGGACGCTGGATTATCCCGTTCTTAATTCGGCTACTCGCTCAAACCGGCTCTCAAGAACTCTTCCTGCTGGGTATTTTAGTGCTTTGTTTGGGAATTGCCCTGTTCACCTCTGCCATTGGTTTAGGGATTGCGATGGGTGCATTTGTCGCAGGATTAATGATTTCTAATATTGAGTATGCCGATCATGCCCTGGATCGCATTCTGCCGATGCGAGATGTGTTTGCAACCCTGTTTTTTGCATCGATTGGAATATTAATTGATCCGGGTTTCTTGTTGGCAAATATCTGGATCTTAACCGGATTAGTTGCGATTACGATGATTGGCAAAGCAACCATTGTGGCGATGATTGTTAACTTGTTTGGCTATCCCCTCAAAACAGCGTTAACAGTCGGGCTTGGCATCAATCAAATTGGAGAATTTTCCTTTGTCTTAGCCGGTGTGGCTCAGAGTCAAGGACTTTTTTCAGAGAGACTTTATGGGCTGACTGTGGGAACAACCGCTGCGACTTTATTGATTACTCCGTTTTTACTGAAGGCAACGCCCTCTTGGCTACAGTGGTTGGAACAATTTCCGAGGTTTGCTTCTCTCCTGCAATCGAACAATTCGCTTCACTTGGTTGAGTTTGAAGAAGAATTGACGAATCATGTCGTAGTGGCTGGGTATGGCAGAGTCGGGCAACCGCTGGTGCGACTGCTTTATTTTCAGGGACATCAAATCCTGGTAATTGATAATAATGAGGCATCTCTGCAAACGCTGCGAGAGCGAAAAATTCCTTACCTATTTGGAGATGCTTCGAGTCAGATGGTACTGGAAAAAGCGAATCTCAAAAAAGCTAAAGCAATGGCGATTGCTTTGCCAGATCCGATGGCAACCCGATTAACGTTAAAACGTGCTTTGAGTCTTGCCCCAGACTTAGATATTACGGTTCGTGCTCATATTAATGACGAAATTGATTCACTCTACCAATTAGGTGCTCAAGAGGTTGTACAGCCTGAGTTTGAAGCTTCTTTGGAAATGGGGGCACATCTGCTATTGAATCTTGGGGATTCGACGTATGATGTGCAGCAAGTTGTCAATCGTTATCGCAGTGGACGGTATCGGGATATATTGCCAGAAAGAGCAGAATACTGGGGTGCGGCTAATTTGGAGGCGGCAATTGAAGGATTACAACGAAATTGGTATGTGGTTCATGCAGACTCGCCTTTGCAGGGACTTTCCCTTGCTCAATCGAAAGTGCGCCGGTTAACGGGTGCGACAATTATGGCAATTGAACGCAATAAGCAGCTTTATCGCTATCCCACAGGTGAAGTGATGCTGGAAGCCGGTGATCGATTATTGGTTGTGGCTAACCCTAAAGAGCATATTACATTTGCAAACCTGCTGAAAGGGGAAAGTTAG